In Andreesenia angusta, a single genomic region encodes these proteins:
- a CDS encoding BMP family protein, with translation MNNSEKQKLKISVLIPGNISDKGFMQAGYNGYMKIAEMLPIEVKYISGVTETADDNALANALRELASENPDMIIAHGGQCDVPVESVSIEFPNIKFTVIQGHVKSSNVSSYLVRQQDSTWLAGALAGLMTKSNKIGHIAGVRPKSLLLERAAFYDGLKAVNPDAELLSCFTGNLDDPEINKSAAESIIEHGADIIYSVLNSGRSGVVDAVKSSEKKVYNIGNVYDWTLEDDSFIASAVADSSVALFKAASDLNFNKWKANDTVEIGLDHPEVVRLSMGVNVPEGVKEKITDFTKLFVEGGIDVPKEYGGKEFDLSTGELK, from the coding sequence ATGAATAATTCTGAAAAACAAAAATTAAAAATATCTGTTCTAATTCCTGGAAATATATCTGACAAAGGTTTTATGCAAGCCGGGTACAACGGGTATATGAAGATAGCCGAGATGCTCCCTATCGAAGTGAAGTATATATCTGGAGTGACAGAGACAGCCGATGACAACGCCCTTGCAAATGCGCTTAGAGAACTTGCCAGCGAAAACCCTGACATGATAATAGCCCACGGTGGACAGTGCGATGTCCCTGTGGAGAGCGTATCTATCGAATTCCCCAATATAAAGTTCACTGTAATCCAAGGTCATGTGAAGAGCTCAAACGTGTCTAGCTACTTAGTGAGGCAGCAAGACTCCACTTGGCTTGCAGGCGCCTTGGCAGGGCTTATGACAAAATCCAACAAAATCGGGCATATAGCCGGAGTAAGGCCTAAGTCACTTTTACTTGAAAGAGCCGCTTTCTACGATGGGTTGAAAGCTGTCAATCCAGATGCCGAGCTTTTAAGCTGCTTTACTGGCAATCTGGACGATCCTGAAATAAACAAGAGTGCTGCTGAGTCAATAATAGAGCATGGAGCCGACATCATCTACTCTGTGCTGAACTCAGGAAGGTCTGGAGTTGTAGATGCAGTCAAGTCTTCTGAAAAAAAGGTCTACAATATAGGAAATGTGTACGACTGGACTCTTGAAGACGACAGCTTTATAGCTTCAGCCGTAGCAGACTCAAGCGTGGCGCTTTTCAAGGCCGCAAGTGACCTGAACTTCAACAAGTGGAAGGCAAACGACACTGTAGAGATTGGGCTGGACCATCCTGAAGTCGTAAGACTCAGCATGGGAGTCAACGTGCCTGAAGGCGTTAAAGAAAAGATAACTGATTTCACCAAGCTCTTTGTAGAAGGCGGAATCGATGTTCCAAAGGAATACGGTGGTAAAGAGTTCGACTTATCTACTG
- a CDS encoding SHOCT domain-containing protein: protein MMFILAIGIAGLIYYVFRENSRGEYRGDKKSPEEILREKLARGEIDEETYERRMEIIKK from the coding sequence ATGATGTTCATACTGGCTATAGGAATAGCAGGCTTGATATACTACGTTTTTAGAGAAAACAGCAGAGGGGAATACAGGGGAGATAAGAAAAGCCCTGAAGAGATACTGCGAGAAAAGCTTGCAAGAGGAGAGATAGACGAAGAGACATATGAAAGGCGCATGGAGATTATCAAAAAATAG
- a CDS encoding SHOCT domain-containing protein gives MMLNRFGRGGFGDYGCPFVDSFGRGGYFMMAGVVVLVIALVAVLVLLDRRRKLEDNALEILKERLANGEINEEEYERKRKLLK, from the coding sequence ATGATGCTTAATCGTTTTGGAAGAGGAGGATTCGGAGACTATGGATGCCCGTTTGTAGATTCATTTGGCAGAGGAGGGTACTTCATGATGGCTGGAGTCGTGGTGCTCGTCATAGCCTTGGTGGCAGTACTCGTCTTGCTGGACAGGAGAAGGAAGCTAGAAGACAATGCTTTGGAGATACTCAAAGAGCGCCTTGCAAATGGAGAGATAAACGAAGAAGAGTATGAGAGAAAAAGAAAACTACTGAAGTAA
- a CDS encoding response regulator transcription factor — translation MAFEVLVVEDQKDISGIVEKYLEKSGYIVTVAENGFKALEIFGEKPFRLVILDVMMPGIDGFEVLSELRKFSNIPVLMLTAKESEVDRIKGFDLGADDYVVKPFSPRELVRRVDAIIRRTYGQNEEKRLKAGEIEIYLDSMRAFIGGKEIELTTAEFSILFVFMENENVVLSREQIIQKSFGHSYEGMDRNIDSYIKRLRQKIEDNPRSPEYIVTKYGAGYLFRRKEV, via the coding sequence ATGGCTTTTGAAGTCTTGGTGGTGGAAGATCAAAAGGATATAAGCGGTATAGTCGAAAAGTATTTAGAAAAATCAGGCTATATCGTAACTGTAGCTGAAAATGGATTCAAAGCGCTGGAGATATTTGGAGAAAAGCCGTTTCGGCTCGTCATACTGGATGTCATGATGCCGGGTATAGATGGATTTGAGGTTTTATCGGAACTGCGAAAATTTTCTAATATACCGGTTCTAATGCTAACTGCAAAAGAGAGTGAAGTAGACAGGATAAAGGGATTTGACCTGGGGGCTGACGACTACGTTGTAAAGCCTTTCAGCCCTAGGGAACTTGTAAGACGTGTAGACGCCATAATCAGAAGGACATATGGGCAAAACGAAGAAAAACGCTTGAAAGCAGGGGAGATAGAGATATACCTAGACAGCATGAGGGCTTTCATAGGCGGCAAAGAGATAGAACTGACTACAGCCGAGTTCAGCATACTATTCGTCTTTATGGAGAATGAAAACGTAGTGCTTTCAAGAGAGCAGATAATACAGAAATCATTTGGGCATAGCTATGAAGGCATGGACAGAAATATAGACAGCTATATAAAGCGGCTTAGACAGAAAATTGAGGACAATCCAAGGAGCCCTGAGTACATAGTCACAAAGTATGGGGCAGGATATCTCTTCAGGAGAAAAGAGGTATGA
- a CDS encoding sensor histidine kinase — MKIRKIWLLALAATASVSVGINVFVLGSLTERYFSDYLSESYKEHTEQIADYTRQALLSDEISYSKMSIELETHLDDPITRIKVYSPEGELLVDVKDDYHLDMGVGSHMMDRMMEKFQEKVDSYYIKQGDEIVGIVNVTKYSSEENSIVAARFKSSLFRNSLLSAAISGCASLALGLAISRKMSTELKDTEELAESIQLGEFGSATKSYIDEVDSIRRILAELGIRLKLRQKSRKELIDQLVHQARTPLTVLKSHLEAIEDGVVPPDEEEIRICQNQIENLTAIISNISRMIDASKETAEVEVEEFEVGDMLRQIVTGLRAQFEKKRISLELESSDQILARTDKYKVSQAIYNIMTNAYKYTEPEGKVTVSYSTGEGMFKVEIEDTGIGIESGDLEKVFEPYYRSGVVQGMGGEGIGLHIARENLNLVGGSIWVESKFGEGSKFTVSVPLEIGFGGDIYDEKTIREI, encoded by the coding sequence ATGAAGATCAGGAAGATATGGCTTTTGGCACTGGCTGCCACTGCAAGTGTTTCGGTGGGCATAAACGTATTCGTACTGGGATCTCTTACAGAGCGGTACTTTTCAGACTACCTATCTGAAAGCTACAAGGAGCATACGGAGCAGATAGCCGACTACACTAGGCAGGCCTTGCTGAGTGACGAGATATCCTACAGCAAGATGTCGATAGAGCTAGAGACACATTTGGACGACCCTATAACCAGAATCAAGGTGTATAGCCCAGAGGGAGAGCTACTTGTGGATGTCAAAGACGACTACCATCTAGACATGGGCGTGGGAAGTCATATGATGGACAGGATGATGGAAAAATTTCAAGAGAAAGTGGATAGCTACTACATAAAGCAAGGTGACGAAATAGTAGGGATAGTGAACGTGACAAAGTATAGCTCGGAGGAAAACAGCATAGTAGCTGCCAGGTTCAAGTCCTCTCTTTTCCGGAACAGCCTCTTGTCAGCGGCTATATCTGGATGTGCATCTTTAGCGCTTGGGCTTGCGATAAGCAGAAAGATGAGCACAGAGCTGAAAGATACAGAAGAGCTGGCTGAAAGCATACAGCTTGGAGAATTCGGAAGTGCTACGAAGTCTTATATAGACGAGGTGGATAGCATTAGAAGAATACTTGCGGAACTAGGCATAAGGCTTAAGCTTAGGCAGAAGAGCAGAAAAGAGCTTATAGATCAGCTTGTTCATCAGGCTAGGACACCTCTGACTGTGCTGAAGTCGCATCTGGAGGCTATAGAGGACGGAGTGGTCCCCCCAGATGAAGAGGAGATTAGGATTTGTCAAAACCAGATAGAGAATCTGACTGCAATAATATCCAATATAAGTAGAATGATAGATGCAAGCAAGGAGACGGCAGAGGTTGAAGTTGAGGAGTTTGAAGTCGGAGATATGCTTAGGCAGATAGTTACAGGCCTTAGGGCTCAGTTTGAAAAGAAGAGGATATCGCTTGAGCTGGAGAGTTCAGACCAGATTTTAGCCAGAACCGATAAATACAAAGTCAGCCAGGCCATATACAACATAATGACTAACGCATATAAATATACAGAGCCAGAGGGGAAAGTGACTGTAAGCTATTCGACTGGCGAAGGCATGTTCAAAGTTGAGATAGAGGACACCGGAATAGGCATAGAGTCAGGAGATCTGGAAAAAGTGTTTGAGCCTTACTACAGAAGTGGTGTAGTCCAGGGAATGGGTGGAGAGGGAATTGGCCTTCACATTGCGAGAGAAAACTTAAATCTAGTGGGCGGAAGCATCTGGGTAGAGTCGAAGTTTGGCGAAGGGAGCAAGTTCACGGTATCGGTTCCTTTGGAGATCGGGTTCGGAGGTGATATATATGATGAAAAGACTATCAGAGAAATTTAA
- a CDS encoding LDCC motif putative metal-binding protein — MMKRLSEKFKKFLDTIAAQNETVYGSSKMDCCELNKSSKRSIK; from the coding sequence ATGATGAAAAGACTATCAGAGAAATTTAAAAAGTTTCTAGACACAATAGCTGCTCAGAACGAGACAGTATATGGAAGCTCAAAGATGGACTGCTGTGAGCTCAACAAGAGCTCGAAGAGATCAATCAAGTGA
- the ftsY gene encoding signal recognition particle-docking protein FtsY produces the protein MFKKLFGFGKKKEEIEQLVEEGKKEIEESAEKTAEEISEKTEVLREEIEREVEEAEKRIEHLDEYAKAQIETSEKLEEIGHEIEEELEELESEVETELHEIEEKLAEDVELEETEEEIEAPKGIFGRLKAGLLKTRRGITEKIDGVLKSYRKIDEELFEDLEEVLIMADIGVDTSLKIIENVKDKVRERKITEVDDIKGLIKEEMKSILKGGENSKLDFSKSPSIVLVVGVNGAGKTTTIGKLSSRLKNEGKKVLIAAGDTFRAAAIEQLQEWSNRSGVDIIAHSEGADPAAVIFDGIQSAKAKGIDVLICDTAGRLHNKVNLMNELNKIFRIVEREFPEAKKEVLLVVDATTGQNAVQQAKVFKEACDITGIVLTKLDGTAKGGVVLAVQSEINVPVKLVGVGEKLEDLQDFDPDEFVDAIFEG, from the coding sequence TTGTTTAAAAAACTGTTTGGATTTGGTAAAAAGAAAGAGGAGATAGAGCAGCTAGTCGAGGAAGGCAAGAAGGAAATAGAGGAAAGCGCCGAGAAGACTGCCGAAGAGATCTCTGAAAAGACCGAGGTGCTGAGAGAAGAGATCGAAAGAGAGGTAGAAGAGGCCGAGAAGAGAATCGAGCATTTAGACGAATATGCAAAGGCCCAGATTGAGACTAGCGAGAAACTTGAGGAGATTGGACACGAGATAGAGGAAGAGCTAGAAGAGCTGGAGAGCGAAGTCGAAACCGAGCTGCACGAGATAGAGGAGAAGCTTGCCGAAGACGTGGAGCTAGAGGAGACGGAAGAAGAGATAGAAGCCCCTAAGGGGATTTTCGGAAGGCTTAAGGCCGGACTTTTAAAGACTAGAAGAGGCATAACAGAGAAGATAGACGGGGTACTGAAGTCCTACAGAAAGATAGACGAGGAGCTGTTCGAAGACCTGGAGGAAGTGCTTATAATGGCCGACATTGGCGTAGACACAAGCCTCAAGATAATAGAGAATGTAAAAGACAAGGTGAGAGAGAGAAAGATAACGGAAGTAGACGACATAAAAGGCCTTATAAAAGAAGAGATGAAATCGATACTGAAAGGCGGAGAAAACAGCAAGCTCGACTTTTCCAAATCGCCTAGCATAGTGCTAGTGGTAGGGGTGAACGGCGCTGGAAAGACGACTACTATAGGAAAGCTTTCTTCAAGGCTTAAAAACGAAGGCAAGAAAGTGCTTATAGCGGCAGGCGACACTTTCAGGGCTGCGGCCATAGAGCAGCTACAGGAGTGGTCAAACAGGTCTGGAGTAGACATAATAGCCCACAGCGAAGGAGCTGACCCTGCGGCTGTTATATTCGACGGCATACAGTCTGCAAAAGCCAAAGGCATAGACGTGTTGATATGTGACACGGCTGGAAGGCTTCACAACAAGGTCAACCTTATGAACGAGCTAAACAAGATATTCAGGATTGTGGAGAGGGAGTTCCCGGAGGCTAAGAAAGAGGTGCTGCTTGTGGTGGATGCCACTACGGGACAGAACGCAGTCCAGCAGGCCAAGGTGTTCAAAGAGGCTTGCGACATAACGGGCATAGTGCTCACTAAGCTTGACGGAACTGCAAAAGGTGGAGTTGTGCTTGCTGTGCAGTCCGAGATAAACGTGCCAGTAAAGCTCGTAGGCGTGGGAGAGAAGCTTGAAGACCTTCAGGACTTCGACCCTGACGAGTTTGTAGACGCCATATTCGAGGGCTAA
- the ylxM gene encoding YlxM family DNA-binding protein codes for MFEKMVEIGDLFDFYGNLLSDKQRTVTELYYVQDFSLSEIGENLGISRQGAHDTLKRAEANLYGYEERLGLVEKFELNKTRLKKIVELIDSIEAKTESLDIEGIKSDIGSVKEIYSDILD; via the coding sequence TTGTTTGAAAAGATGGTTGAAATCGGAGATTTGTTTGACTTTTACGGCAATCTCTTAAGCGACAAGCAGAGAACAGTGACAGAGCTTTACTACGTGCAGGACTTCTCGCTCAGCGAGATAGGGGAAAACCTGGGGATAAGCAGACAGGGAGCGCACGACACTCTTAAGAGGGCCGAAGCTAATCTGTACGGCTACGAAGAGCGACTTGGGCTTGTAGAGAAGTTTGAGCTAAACAAGACAAGGCTTAAAAAAATAGTCGAGCTTATAGACTCCATAGAGGCTAAAACTGAAAGCCTCGACATAGAGGGAATAAAATCAGACATTGGTTCTGTAAAAGAGATATACTCAGATATACTAGATTAG
- the ffh gene encoding signal recognition particle protein has protein sequence MVFEGLASKLQDTLDKLKSKGRLTEKDVDTAMREVKMALLEADVNFRVVKDFIKKVKERAIGQDVMGSLTPAQQVIKIVNEELTELMGKEESKINFASSPPTVIMMCGLQGAGKTTTSGKLGGLFKKKGKRPLLVACDVYRPAAIKQLEVVGEKLDIPVFSMGDKVDPVNIAKAGVEHGKKNGNDLIIIDTAGRLHIDDELMDELGNIKSEVQPQEILLVVDSMTGQDAVSVAETFDEKLDVNGVVLTKLDGDARGGAALSIKAVTGKPIKFIGMGEKLDQLEVFYPERMSSRILGMGDVLSLIEKAQETFDADKAKELEQKIKSQEFDFEDFLGQLQQMKNMGPLTDLLGMIPGMNSKQMKNLNVDEREFVKIEAIIQSMTRKERQNPDLIDGSRRKRIAKGSGSNIQDVNKLLKQFKETKKMMKKFGDLEKTMKKKGKLGLPFFK, from the coding sequence ATGGTATTTGAAGGATTGGCTAGCAAGCTTCAGGACACTCTCGACAAGCTGAAAAGCAAGGGGAGGCTGACTGAAAAAGACGTAGACACAGCCATGAGAGAAGTTAAAATGGCCCTTCTTGAAGCGGACGTAAACTTCAGAGTCGTAAAAGACTTTATAAAGAAAGTAAAAGAGAGAGCCATAGGCCAGGATGTAATGGGAAGCCTTACGCCTGCGCAACAGGTTATAAAGATAGTGAATGAAGAGCTGACAGAGCTTATGGGAAAAGAGGAGAGCAAGATAAACTTCGCCTCTAGCCCGCCGACTGTAATCATGATGTGCGGACTCCAGGGAGCTGGAAAGACCACTACTTCCGGAAAACTGGGAGGGCTTTTCAAGAAGAAAGGCAAGAGGCCGCTTCTTGTGGCATGTGATGTGTACAGACCTGCCGCCATAAAGCAGCTTGAGGTGGTTGGAGAGAAGCTTGACATACCGGTCTTCAGCATGGGGGACAAGGTGGACCCTGTAAACATAGCCAAGGCTGGTGTAGAGCATGGAAAGAAGAACGGCAACGACCTTATAATAATAGACACAGCCGGAAGACTTCACATAGATGACGAGCTTATGGACGAGCTTGGAAATATAAAGTCAGAAGTTCAGCCTCAGGAGATACTGCTTGTGGTGGACTCGATGACTGGGCAGGACGCAGTTTCCGTGGCAGAGACTTTCGATGAGAAGCTAGACGTAAACGGCGTAGTGCTTACAAAGCTTGATGGAGACGCCAGAGGTGGTGCTGCTCTTTCTATAAAGGCTGTAACAGGCAAGCCTATAAAGTTCATAGGTATGGGCGAGAAGCTGGACCAGCTGGAGGTCTTCTATCCAGAGAGGATGTCTTCAAGGATACTTGGCATGGGAGACGTGCTGAGCCTTATAGAGAAGGCGCAGGAGACTTTCGACGCGGACAAGGCCAAAGAGCTTGAGCAGAAAATAAAGTCTCAGGAGTTCGACTTTGAGGACTTCTTAGGACAGCTTCAGCAGATGAAGAACATGGGGCCGCTTACAGACCTCTTGGGGATGATTCCAGGCATGAACTCCAAGCAGATGAAGAATCTCAATGTAGACGAGAGAGAATTCGTAAAGATAGAGGCTATAATCCAGTCTATGACAAGAAAGGAAAGGCAGAATCCTGACCTTATAGACGGAAGCAGGAGAAAGCGTATAGCCAAGGGAAGTGGAAGCAATATTCAGGATGTGAACAAGCTTCTAAAGCAGTTCAAGGAAACCAAGAAGATGATGAAGAAGTTTGGGGATCTTGAGAAGACTATGAAGAAAAAAGGGAAGCTGGGCCTTCCGTTTTTCAAATAA
- the rpsP gene encoding 30S ribosomal protein S16 encodes MSVKIRLTRMGQKKKPYYRIVVADSRSPRDGRIIEAIGSYNPVSEPKEFKIEADKAVKWMLTGAKPTDTVNKLFKDNGVLEQFEAAKKA; translated from the coding sequence ATGTCAGTAAAGATAAGATTAACAAGAATGGGTCAAAAGAAGAAGCCTTATTACAGAATAGTTGTAGCGGATTCTCGTTCGCCAAGAGACGGTAGAATAATAGAGGCTATAGGAAGCTACAACCCAGTTTCAGAGCCAAAAGAGTTCAAGATAGAAGCAGACAAGGCTGTAAAGTGGATGCTTACAGGAGCGAAGCCTACAGACACTGTAAACAAGCTTTTCAAAGACAATGGAGTTCTTGAGCAGTTCGAAGCAGCTAAAAAAGCGTAA
- a CDS encoding KH domain-containing protein, producing MGELVSMLAKSLVDNPDQVEVKTVEDGQSVKIELKVAPDDMGKVIGKQGKIAKAIRTVVKAAAIKENKKVTVDIV from the coding sequence ATGGGTGAATTAGTCAGTATGTTGGCAAAGTCCCTAGTGGACAATCCTGATCAAGTCGAGGTTAAGACTGTAGAGGATGGCCAGTCTGTAAAGATAGAACTGAAAGTTGCCCCAGATGACATGGGAAAAGTCATAGGAAAGCAAGGCAAGATTGCTAAGGCCATCAGGACGGTAGTCAAGGCCGCTGCGATAAAAGAGAACAAGAAAGTCACAGTAGATATAGTTTAG
- the rimM gene encoding ribosome maturation factor RimM (Essential for efficient processing of 16S rRNA) yields MEYLQVGKISNVHGLNGEVKVIPLTDDIKRFGELEGVYMGMDKDYFEIDKVSYQKGQAIIKFKGISSLVEAEDKINSFLWVKTEEAKRPEGAYFLFEIIGLEVYDVSGNYVGKVKDVLQPGANDVYVVKNGESEYLIPGIKEIVVNIDLDEKKMTIDPLEGMIE; encoded by the coding sequence ATGGAATACTTACAAGTTGGAAAGATATCGAATGTTCATGGCTTGAATGGAGAAGTCAAGGTTATACCGCTTACGGACGATATAAAGCGATTCGGAGAGCTTGAGGGAGTATATATGGGAATGGACAAGGACTATTTTGAAATAGATAAAGTCAGCTACCAGAAGGGTCAGGCGATTATAAAGTTCAAGGGGATATCCAGCCTTGTAGAGGCTGAAGACAAGATAAACTCATTTTTATGGGTCAAGACAGAAGAGGCCAAAAGGCCGGAAGGGGCCTACTTCCTCTTCGAGATAATAGGGCTTGAAGTCTACGATGTCTCCGGAAACTACGTGGGCAAGGTGAAAGACGTGCTCCAGCCGGGTGCAAACGACGTCTATGTTGTGAAAAACGGCGAGAGCGAATACCTCATCCCTGGAATAAAAGAGATAGTCGTAAACATAGACCTTGATGAAAAGAAGATGACTATAGACCCTCTAGAGGGCATGATAGAATGA
- the trmD gene encoding tRNA (guanosine(37)-N1)-methyltransferase TrmD, protein MKIDILTLFPNMFPPVLNESIIGRACENNIVELNYVDIRDFSNNKHNKVDDYSYGGGMGMLMKPEPIYDAIESVKTENARVIYLSPKGRVYNQQLALELSKEDHLVLLCGHYEGIDSRIVEHYVTDEISIGDYVLTGGELGAMVVADSVVRLLPGVLSDEESFVIESHYDGLLEYPQYTRPREFRGHEVPEVLLSGNHKKIEEWRHYESLKITYSNRPDMIEGRELSKTEKKMLENIKKELKK, encoded by the coding sequence ATGAAAATAGACATACTCACCCTTTTTCCGAATATGTTTCCGCCTGTGCTGAACGAGAGTATAATAGGTAGGGCGTGCGAAAACAACATAGTGGAGCTAAACTATGTGGACATAAGGGACTTTTCGAACAACAAGCACAACAAGGTGGACGACTACTCCTACGGCGGAGGGATGGGCATGCTGATGAAGCCGGAGCCCATATACGACGCCATAGAGAGTGTAAAGACTGAGAATGCGAGGGTTATATACCTGAGCCCCAAGGGAAGAGTCTACAATCAGCAGCTTGCACTGGAGCTTTCAAAGGAAGATCATCTTGTGCTCCTCTGCGGACACTACGAGGGCATAGACAGCAGGATAGTAGAACACTATGTGACAGACGAAATCTCCATAGGGGATTATGTGCTCACGGGCGGAGAGCTTGGAGCCATGGTGGTGGCCGACTCTGTAGTCAGACTTCTGCCAGGCGTGCTGAGCGACGAAGAGTCATTTGTCATAGAGTCCCACTACGACGGGCTGCTGGAGTACCCTCAGTATACAAGGCCCAGGGAGTTTAGAGGTCACGAGGTCCCTGAGGTGCTTCTCTCCGGGAACCATAAGAAGATAGAGGAGTGGAGACATTACGAATCGCTCAAGATCACTTACTCAAACAGGCCGGACATGATAGAAGGCAGAGAGCTTTCGAAAACTGAAAAAAAGATGCTGGAAAACATAAAAAAAGAATTGAAAAAGTAA
- the rplS gene encoding 50S ribosomal protein L19: protein MDIIKMLEQEQMRSELTPFNVGDTVKVHYRVVEGTRERIQIFEGTVLKKQNGGLRSTFTVRRIASGVGVERTFSLHSPKIEKLEVVRKGKVRRAKLNYLRDRVGKAAKVKEKM from the coding sequence ATGGATATAATCAAAATGCTAGAGCAAGAGCAAATGAGATCAGAACTTACACCTTTCAACGTAGGAGACACTGTAAAGGTTCACTACAGAGTTGTAGAGGGTACTAGAGAGAGAATTCAGATATTCGAAGGAACTGTACTTAAAAAGCAGAATGGCGGATTGAGAAGCACTTTCACTGTAAGAAGAATAGCTTCAGGAGTTGGAGTTGAGAGAACTTTCTCGCTACACTCTCCAAAGATAGAGAAGCTTGAAGTAGTAAGAAAAGGTAAGGTAAGAAGAGCTAAGCTTAACTACCTAAGAGACAGAGTAGGAAAAGCAGCCAAAGTTAAAGAGAAGATGTAA
- the ylqF gene encoding ribosome biogenesis GTPase YlqF: MDHINWYPGHMKKTKDLLRDSLKLIDIVVELLDSRIPRSSKNPDIDTIINNKPKLVLMNKSDLGNEEGNRIWKKHLENENTKVMFVNAHSPKDGARITKEIQSILKDKIEERKAKGIKNVTVRAMIVGIPNVGKSTLINSLSGRKGAKTGNRPGVTKGKQWIKLKGNIELLDTPGILWPKFEDQEVAMNLGFTGAIKDEVLDIETLALRLIERLISIDSAVLEDRYGIEISEGQSPLGVMDTIALARGAVARNKEIDYTRVANMVLDEFRKGVLGRITLELPERE, translated from the coding sequence ATGGATCACATAAACTGGTATCCTGGTCATATGAAAAAGACCAAGGACCTCTTGAGGGACAGTTTAAAGCTTATAGATATAGTGGTAGAGCTTCTGGACTCGAGGATTCCAAGAAGCAGCAAGAATCCAGATATAGACACGATCATAAACAACAAGCCAAAGCTGGTGCTTATGAACAAGTCCGACCTCGGGAACGAAGAGGGGAATAGAATCTGGAAAAAACATCTAGAGAATGAAAATACAAAGGTTATGTTTGTAAATGCGCACAGTCCGAAAGATGGGGCTCGTATAACCAAGGAGATCCAGAGCATCCTCAAAGACAAGATAGAGGAGCGAAAGGCCAAAGGCATAAAGAACGTAACAGTGAGGGCCATGATAGTTGGAATCCCCAATGTGGGGAAGTCCACGCTTATAAACTCGCTTTCGGGACGTAAAGGCGCCAAAACTGGAAACAGGCCTGGAGTCACAAAGGGAAAGCAGTGGATAAAGCTCAAGGGCAATATAGAGCTATTGGACACGCCAGGTATACTCTGGCCTAAGTTTGAAGACCAGGAAGTGGCAATGAACCTTGGGTTCACTGGAGCTATAAAAGACGAGGTGCTGGACATAGAGACACTGGCCTTGAGACTTATAGAGAGACTTATCTCTATAGACTCTGCGGTGCTTGAAGACAGATATGGGATTGAAATCTCAGAAGGTCAGTCGCCGCTTGGTGTCATGGACACAATAGCCCTTGCAAGAGGTGCTGTTGCAAGAAACAAGGAAATCGACTACACTAGGGTTGCAAACATGGTGCTAGACGAATTTAGAAAAGGCGTGCTTGGGAGGATAACTCTTGAGCTTCCAGAGAGGGAGTGA
- a CDS encoding ribonuclease HII, which yields MRELESKLRSEGYRYIACVDEVGRGCLAGDVVAAAVIMPEDGFIEGVKDSKKLSPKKREQLYSEILKTAIGVGIGRIDADTIDEINIRQATLMAMKMAVENIVDREGSIITPEYILVDAETIDTDIPQQAIIKGDATVYGIAAASIVGKVYRDRLCEEWGKLYPEYRFEKHKAYGTKEHRELIQEHGASEIHRKSFLKKILGVE from the coding sequence TTGAGAGAACTGGAATCAAAGCTGAGAAGTGAGGGCTATAGATATATAGCCTGCGTAGATGAAGTGGGAAGAGGCTGCCTTGCAGGTGATGTGGTAGCCGCTGCTGTGATAATGCCAGAAGATGGCTTTATAGAAGGTGTAAAGGATTCAAAGAAGCTTTCTCCTAAAAAGAGAGAACAGCTATACTCTGAAATACTCAAAACTGCAATAGGCGTTGGGATAGGAAGAATCGACGCAGACACCATAGACGAAATCAATATAAGGCAAGCTACGCTTATGGCCATGAAGATGGCTGTAGAGAACATAGTAGACAGAGAGGGAAGCATAATAACCCCTGAGTATATACTTGTAGACGCCGAGACTATAGATACCGACATACCACAGCAGGCCATAATAAAAGGAGATGCAACTGTTTACGGAATAGCTGCAGCTTCCATAGTAGGTAAAGTCTACAGAGATAGGCTCTGCGAAGAGTGGGGGAAGCTCTACCCTGAGTACCGATTTGAGAAGCATAAAGCTTACGGTACGAAAGAACATAGAGAGCTTATACAAGAACATGGTGCCAGCGAGATTCACAGAAAGAGCTTTTTGAAAAAAATTTTGGGAGTAGAGTAG